The uncultured Desulfuromonas sp. genome has a segment encoding these proteins:
- the glmU gene encoding bifunctional UDP-N-acetylglucosamine diphosphorylase/glucosamine-1-phosphate N-acetyltransferase GlmU, translating to MSTENLAAVILAAGKGTRMKSQQPKVLHQIAGQPIAFYPVQWCQSLGCDKTVMVIGHQADRVKETFEPYQVDFVVQEQQLGTGHALMVTESALQSFSGTLLLLCGDVPLLREETLQQLIEAHRSSQAAVTVLTTHMENPYGYGRIIRNSGQIEKIVEEKDATDAQKCVTEINTGIYAFAAPRVYELLHRIGNDNAQGEYYLTDIISLAQNSGFKTAACVLEDSRECMGINDRVQLAEAGEILRQRINHRHMVNGVTLQNPSATYIDAAVTIEADTVIEANCHIRGASHIGPCCHIETGSVIDDCRIGPSTRIKAGSVLEQSQLAEHCAIGPMAHLRPGTILQGHNKLGNFVETKKAVLGPHSQASHLTYIGDAELGRDINLGCGTITCNYDGVNKHKTVIEDGVFVGSDCQLIAPVTLGRNCLIGAGSTITKDVPADALALSRSEQKVIKGWRKRKK from the coding sequence ATGTCTACAGAGAATCTCGCAGCCGTCATCCTTGCCGCCGGCAAGGGAACCCGGATGAAATCCCAACAGCCCAAAGTTCTCCACCAGATCGCCGGTCAACCTATTGCGTTCTATCCCGTCCAGTGGTGTCAATCTCTGGGCTGCGACAAAACCGTGATGGTGATCGGTCATCAGGCCGATCGCGTCAAGGAGACCTTTGAACCGTATCAGGTCGACTTTGTCGTCCAGGAACAACAACTGGGCACCGGCCACGCTCTTATGGTGACCGAATCGGCCCTGCAATCGTTCAGCGGCACACTGCTTCTACTGTGTGGCGATGTTCCACTATTGCGCGAGGAAACACTCCAACAACTTATTGAGGCGCACCGGTCATCCCAAGCCGCCGTTACCGTTTTGACCACCCATATGGAAAATCCCTATGGCTACGGTAGAATTATTCGCAACTCAGGTCAAATTGAAAAGATTGTTGAAGAAAAAGATGCCACCGACGCCCAAAAGTGTGTCACGGAGATCAATACCGGCATCTATGCTTTCGCAGCCCCACGGGTTTACGAGTTACTCCACCGTATCGGCAACGACAATGCTCAAGGTGAATATTATCTGACCGATATCATTTCTTTGGCTCAGAATTCTGGGTTCAAGACCGCCGCCTGCGTCCTTGAAGATTCCCGGGAATGCATGGGTATCAACGACCGGGTACAATTGGCGGAAGCCGGCGAAATTTTGCGCCAACGCATCAACCACCGGCATATGGTCAACGGCGTCACCCTGCAAAACCCCTCGGCAACCTATATTGACGCTGCTGTCACCATTGAGGCCGATACCGTCATAGAAGCGAATTGCCATATCCGCGGTGCTTCCCATATTGGCCCATGTTGCCATATCGAAACCGGCAGTGTCATTGATGACTGCCGGATCGGTCCGTCAACCCGCATCAAGGCCGGGTCGGTTCTTGAACAGTCGCAACTGGCGGAGCATTGTGCCATCGGGCCGATGGCCCATTTGCGTCCGGGGACAATTCTTCAGGGCCACAATAAACTGGGCAATTTTGTCGAAACCAAAAAAGCGGTACTGGGACCACACTCTCAAGCCAGCCACCTTACCTATATTGGCGATGCCGAACTCGGCCGCGATATCAACCTCGGCTGTGGTACCATCACCTGTAATTACGATGGCGTCAACAAACATAAAACCGTCATTGAGGATGGTGTCTTCGTCGGCAGCGACTGTCAACTGATCGCGCCGGTCACCCTGGGCCGCAACTGTCTGATCGGTGCCGGTTCGACGATTACCAAAGACGTTCCAGCGGATGCTTTGGCTCTTTCGCGCAGCGAGCAAAAGGTGATCAAAGGGTGGCGTAAACGAAAAAAATAA
- a CDS encoding MXAN_5187 C-terminal domain-containing protein, with protein sequence MAKVLDDRKQINQHLADIELKLKDLRIRYEQYFAGVEKRAPIREREALERFIRRLNQRRIMQTDLRYRFQNLSGSFYSYQNMWDRIQREMDEGRYHRHKTSSMDSSASQQTEIDRVYHDYQAICRECQRNVPSKEQLESFIDKQKEMIRQKYGNVECNFRVVNDQGKPKITVNLKR encoded by the coding sequence TTGGCCAAAGTTCTTGATGATCGGAAACAAATCAATCAACACCTGGCGGATATCGAACTGAAGCTCAAAGATTTGCGCATCCGCTATGAGCAATATTTTGCCGGTGTTGAAAAGCGTGCTCCGATCCGCGAACGTGAAGCCCTTGAGCGGTTTATCCGCCGTCTCAATCAACGCCGCATCATGCAAACCGACTTACGATATCGTTTTCAGAACCTCAGTGGAAGTTTTTATTCCTATCAGAATATGTGGGACCGGATTCAGCGGGAAATGGATGAAGGTCGCTACCATCGGCACAAGACCAGCAGTATGGACAGTTCTGCATCGCAGCAGACGGAGATTGATCGCGTTTATCATGATTACCAGGCGATCTGCCGCGAGTGTCAGCGCAATGTCCCCTCTAAAGAACAACTTGAATCGTTTATCGACAAGCAAAAAGAAATGATTCGGCAGAAATACGGTAATGTCGAATGCAATTTTCGCGTCGTTAACGATCAGGGTAAACCGAAGATTACCGTCAACCTCAAGCGCTGA